The DNA region GGAATGATTACAGGCATAGGTTTCCCCCTCCGTTTTGCAAATATATAATAAACACGATATGTGTTTATTATATAAATAAAACATAAATCAAAGAAGAAAAAACCCAAAGAATCATCTGAAATGGAAACAATGAAACATTAGATTTTCAAATGTTTCTCAGATATGGAGTTTTCAAAAAATCAAGCAGGTTTGGGCAAACTCTCGACATAAACGCTTTGGCTTGGAAAAGCAAAGCTTAAGCCATCGGCTTGGACAATACGCATAATTTCAAGCATCACTTCTTCTTGGACTTTTAAAAACTCTCCCCAAACCACAGTTTTTGTAAAGCAATAAATCAAGATATTGATGGAGCTATCGGCAAATTCATCTACAAAAACAAAAAGCGTGCTTTTATAACCCAAATAATCATCCATTGAGATAATATCTTTTTTGACAATGAGTTGATAATCTATCGAGCCGCGTTCATCGGTGTCTTTTGAGATATTGGGATTATTTAAAAGCATTTCTCTGATTTCTTTAACGCACTTTTGGAGCTGCTCTCTTGTAGAATCATAAGTTAAGCCGACACTCATTTTAATGCGTCTGCCAACCTTGCGTCGATTCCAATTTCGAATCGATTTATTAGCAAGTTCGGAATTTGGGACAAAAAGCATTGCATTATCAAATGTCCTGATGGTTGTGCGTCGCAACCCCATTTCTACGACACTCCCTTCAATATCCCCACAAACTATCCAATCGCCTTGAGAAAAAGAGTTGTCAAAAAGAAGCATTACAGAAGCAAAGAAATTTGCCAGCATATCTTTTACCGCCAAAGCAACCGCCAATCCCCCGATGCCTAAAGAAGCGACAATGGCAGAAATATTAAACCCTAAATGTTTTAAAATCACCAAAAGAGCAAAAACAATCACGATAAAATAAAGAATTTTTAAAATCAAATTGATCACTTCTTTTCGGAATCCATCTGTGCTTTTTTGAGCGATGGTGGTGATAAAAGCTGTCCCATAACCCTTTAGCAAAGAAATCACAAACCAAGCTATCAGGGCTATATAAACCACTCCAAACCACACTTCAATCTTTGGAGAGGGAAAATTGGGGTAGTACAAAATATCCAAAGCAATGGCAAAGCTCCAAATCAATAAAAACGCTGA from Helicobacter sp. 12S02232-10 includes:
- a CDS encoding mechanosensitive ion channel domain-containing protein: MKKIIFSFAIMIFGVFAPISLKALDNPDFIDLYVILKQIDQINQVIDTYKKDPHKSQETALYADQKNDLMKELATKIVSHKEKIGINIEQNKTDQEKIKQKLQVSEQTKDIYALMSDKISLDSLWLDQSMYEFLEKLRKKIDFFSQKDDVVKIVSPYLLQFAQKKAQKYSLPTELKEAQKHTLQTQLNHYQTKLETYMEILSYIQKNAQEVLPQNAAMNIGMEWVLEKIDHYIPLNTSNLGIAKVILSLVMLMILLGCRKIVARIIMKLIDFFIKFTRHNQEIQNKIRNDIIAPISAFLLIWSFAIALDILYYPNFPSPKIEVWFGVVYIALIAWFVISLLKGYGTAFITTIAQKSTDGFRKEVINLILKILYFIVIVFALLVILKHLGFNISAIVASLGIGGLAVALAVKDMLANFFASVMLLFDNSFSQGDWIVCGDIEGSVVEMGLRRTTIRTFDNAMLFVPNSELANKSIRNWNRRKVGRRIKMSVGLTYDSTREQLQKCVKEIREMLLNNPNISKDTDERGSIDYQLIVKKDIISMDDYLGYKSTLFVFVDEFADSSINILIYCFTKTVVWGEFLKVQEEVMLEIMRIVQADGLSFAFPSQSVYVESLPKPA